The genomic stretch ACACCGTCTCCCCGGTCAGGCGGGGGTCGAGGGGCAGGGGGCCTTCCTGGGCGGCGCGGGCGACCTGCTGCGCGAGGTTCCTGGTGACCGGGTCGGCGCTCTCGTTGGGGGTCCAGCGGGTGTTGGTGTTGTGCAGTTCGCGTTCGGCCTGGGTGATGGCGACCTTGATGGGGATGCCGGGGCGGCCGCCGACCTTGATGAGGAAGCGGCCGCGCCCGGGGGGTTCCTCGTGCTCGGTGGTGACGCCCCAGCCGGGCGGGGAGGACCAGGAGGAGACCAGTTCGATCTCGCGCTGGGACAGTCCCACGACCCGGCCGAGGTCTTCCATCTCGGTTCTGGGCAGTCCGGCGCACACCACCATGCCGGCGCGTTCGACGAAGCCGCGGGCCTTGGCCCGGTCCGCGTCGGTGCCGAGCGCCTCGGCGTCCTTGAGCGTGTGGGTGATCTTGGCGTCGCCCAGGCCGAGGGAGCGGTTGAGCCGGGTGAGGGCGTCGATGCGGTCGACGATGCCGGAGGCGGCGCGCAGCGGGCGCCACAGCTCGTCGAGGACGGTGAAGAACCAGCGCCGCGGGGCGAGTTGGGCGTCGGCCAGGGCGTGGGAGGCGGCGACGGTGCCCAGGCCGTCGGACCAGGCGGCGAGCATCGCGGCGGCGGTCAGCTGGGTGTCGGCCTCGCCGATGCCGGAGATGTCGATGCACACGGCCGGGGCGTTCGGGTCGATGCGGGTGGAGGTCTCGGAGGCGAAGGTGTCGCCGAGGGGGCCGTCGAGGATGCCGAGCAGGGAGCGGTGCAGGGGGTCGACGGCGTCGCGGTAGCGGGCGTCGTTGCCCCGGTCGAGGGTCACCGCGCGGACCCGGTCCGGTCCCTCGGTCAGCACCTGGAGCAGGTCGGGAAGGAGCGCGGTGCGGCCGGGTGCGGTGCGTTCGCGCAGGTGGTGCAGGACGGCGGAGAGCACGGACTGTTCGTGGTCGTCCATGGGGCGGCCGCGCACGATGGTGATCAGCGCGGCGACCATGTTGAGCACGCGGCCGTGGGTCTCGGCCCGCAGGATGTCCCCGGCTTCGCCGCCGATGCGGTCGGCGGCCTGTCCCATGGCGCCGGGATCGAGGACGTTGATGCCGCCCCGGCCCCGGCCGATGGAGATGACCTGGCCGCCCAGCGCGCGGACGGTGTCGGCGTAGTCGGGTTTGAGGTCGCCGAGGACCAGCGGCACCACACCGGTGGCGGCCAGTCCGATGAGCATGCGGTTGACCAGGGTGGACTTGCCCAGGCCCGGCATGCCGAGCATGAACAGGGAGGGATTGGAGATGTAGCGGGCGCGGGTGAACCAGGACAGCGGGTCGCCGCAGACGGTGGCTCCGGTGAACAGGTGCTGCCCCAGCGGGACCCCGATCATCGGGGCGCCGGAACCGGCGGCGAACGGCCACATGCCGCAGGCCTGCACCGTGGTGGCACGCCACATGGTGGGCGGGTCGAGGTGACCGACGCGGCCACCGCCGGGACCGTACCAGCCGCGCGGCGGGACCAGGAGCTCCTTGGACTGCGGGGGTCCGGCCTTCGCCTTCCGGTCCTTCTGCTTCTTCTGGTCCTTCCGGTCCTCCCGGCTCACAGCGCCTCCTGCAGTTCGTGCGGGATGAAGGTCTGCTCCCACGGGAGGATCCCTACGGGCAGGGTGCAGGTGAACGCGGCGGCCTGCATCCGGTCGGCGGGACGCATCTGAACCCGGGAGGCGGCGGTGAGGTTGCGGACGGCGACGCCGGCGTCGGCGAGCTGCTCGGCGCTGTCGACGGTGACGGTGAGCATCAGGGAGAACTCCACGAGGCCGGCGCCCGAGGCCTCTTCGGCGGCGGTCTGCTCGGCGGCGCGTACCTCGGAGGCGGCGCGGGCCTGCACCATGCCGCGCCCGGAGGTGGCCATGAACTGGGCGGCGCGCCGGTCGGCCTCGACGATGCGTGCGGCGGTGGCCGGGTCGACGGGCCGGTAGACGAGCGCGACCCGCTTGCGGCGGGTGCCGGACACGGCTTCGAGCATGCCGCGCAGCACCGAGGAGCGGACCGTGCCGCGGGGGGCGAGTGTCATCAGCCAGGTCCGGGAGACACCGGAGTCGTGCTGGTAGCTGCTGACCGTCTCGACCGCACTGGCGGGGCCGGCGTCGTCCCATTCCAGGTTCGTGCCCCCGTGTTGGGCGCGGGCTTCGAGGACGCCGGCGGCGACCGCGGGGTCGTAGGCGACGCGCACGACTTCGGCGATGCGCTCGGCCGACAGCGGGTAGGCGGCGCCGCCACCGGCTCCGACCAGGCCGCTGAGCAGTCCGGGGATGCGGATGGCGAGGTCGGTGACGATGTCCTCCTTCTTGCGCTTGTTCCCGCCGGGTACCGCGTAGGTGAGGGTGACGTAGGTGTGCATCTCGGAGGAGGCGGCCGGGTAGCGCTCGACGACCTCGTGCATCACGGCGCGGGCCGCTGCCGGGGCGTCGGGGTGGATGCGCGGCAGTACCTCGTTGGCGAGCCGGGTGCCGGGGTCGGGGGCGGTTTCCACGATGACGCCCGCCCCGCGCAGGCCCGGCTCGTGGGAGAGCCGGGCGAGCCATTCGCCCCACTGGGCCACCCACACGTCGACCTGCTCGGGGTCGACGAGCGAGCCGCCGTCCGGGTCGCAGCCGAGGACGATGGTGTAGAGGTTGCGGGCCGGGTGGTGCAGCACGCCGAAGGGACGGTCGTAGGCGTCGTGTCCCTCGCTGACGGTGACCTTGTTCAGCAGGCCCGGCGGGCGGAAGCGGCCGCCGGGGCGCGGGGACAGCGGGCCGGAGACGTACAGGTGCGCGCCTTTGGACTTGCGCCGCAGCCATCCGATGCGCAGGGCCATCAACTGGTATACGTTGCGGCCGTCCTGGGTGCGGATCGCGAGGGGGATGAGGAACAGCACCACGGGGACGAGGACGACCAGGGCGGCGACGAGGGAGATCAAAGAGGCGAGGAGGGTCAGGACCAGCCCGCCGAAGACGACGACGGTGCCGACCAGTCCCAGGGGGCCCAGGCCCGGGCGCCGGGGGCGGCGCCAGTTGCCGTACGTGGGGTGTGTCGTGATGTCCGCTGTCATGGTGAGCCGGTGTCCTTGTCCTGATGGTGCGGGTGGTTGGTCTTCGCACGGTGGTGAGGGGCGCCGCCGGACTCCACGGGGGGACATGGAGCCCGGCGGCTGTTGAGGGGAACTGGCGGACGCGGCCGCTCAGTTGTTGTTGCCGTTGCCGCCGCCCGCCGCACCGGCGGCGGCGTGTCCCACGGCCTGCGCCGCTCCGACAGCGGCGCCGACCGCGGCACCGACCGGTCCGGCCGCGGCGCCCGCGGCACCCGCCGCCCCGGCTCCGCCCGCGGCCCCGGCACCGCCTGCGGCTCCGCCGCCGCCGACTGCTCCGGCACCGCCGGCAGCACCCGCCGCGCCGGTGCCACCGGCCGCTCCGGCACCTCCGGGAGCGCCGGCCGGACCGGGCGCACCGCCACCGCCGGCCGCAGGCTGTGCGCCGCTGGGGCTGCTGAGCTGGCTGCCGAGCGAGCGGGCACCGGAAGCCAGGGCGTTCTGGCCCTGGGAGACGGCGTAGGAGGTGACCGGGTCCCCGCCGAGGGCCGCCGTGGCCGGCACGACCAGTTTCAGCAGCGCGGGCAGGGCGATCGCGGACAGCAGCATCACACCGATGCCGGCAATGCGTTCGTGGATCGCCTGCGGGTCCCCGCTGCCCTGGCCCGCGGTGGTCATCGCGGAGCCCGCGTAGATGACCAGCGCGACGGCCATCTTGTACGCCATCCATGCGGTCAACCAGCCGATGTGCTTGCGCCACCAGCTGGCGCCCCACTCCGTCATGGACGCCGCGGCGGCGAGCGGAAGCGTGCCCAGCAGCAGGATCATGACGCCCAGCCGGATGTAGAGCATGATCGTCTGCAGGATGCCGGCGATCAGCAAGAGGAAGGCGAGGATCAGCAGCAGGAACGGCTCGATGTTCGCGCCGTCCTGGCAGCCGATGCTGTTGATCTGGGCTTCGGCCCCCAGCTGGAAGAGATGGTCGGCGTAGCGGTCGGAAAGCGACGCGCAGGCGGTGGCGAGGGTGGTGGCGGCACCGGCGACGAAGATGACCCGCAGGATGCCCTTCAGTGCGGTGCGTCCCGCGTCGCCGCGTTGCTGAAGTGCCATGCGGGCGGCGGCGACCAGCAGCGATCCGACGGCGAGATAGACGACCAGCCACTGTGTCTGGTCGCTGACCTGCGCGGCCGTGGTGGCCGAGGAGAACGTGGGGACGTCGGTGACGAGCGAGTCGAAGATCTCGATGGCGCCCGCGAGGACCGCGTTGGCGATCCCCTTGACGATGGTGTTGACGGGGTTGCCGAGGAACTCGAAGAAGCCCACGACGACGTCGGCCAGCGGATTGCCGTTCGGGCATGCCATGTCAGGCCTCCCACAGGGTGTATCCGGAGGGAACCGCGCTGGCGGTCAGCCGGGAGTACAGGGCGCCGTCGTCGCCGGCGAGGACCTTCCAGTCGCCGTCCGCCCAGCGCATCCGCACCGATGTCGCCGTGTATCCCTGGGCCGTCTTGATCAGCAGCCCCACGGTCGCCGAGCGCCCCTGGTACGACAGGGTGCGGTAGCCCGCCCAGGTGGCGGTGGCCGGGGCGGCCGACTCCGCGGTGTCCTGCACGAACTCACGTTTCGCGGCGAACCTCTCCCGTCCCCGCCCCGGCACCACCTGGTCCTGGACGGCCAGGCGCCAGGCGGGTGAGCTCATCTGCGAGCAGATGATCTGCGCCGCCAGTGCCGCGCCGACCCGGGTGCGGGCGAAACACCGCCACAGCCGGCCCTCCCGACGGGCGGGTCCCTGGGAGGCCGAGACGGGCACCCGGGTGCCGTGCACCGTGCCCCAGCGCAGATCCGCCGGCGCTCCCTCGCTCTGCTGGGCCGGTGCCTGAGCCCGGCAGGGGTTCACTCGTACCTCGGACGATGCCGGTGTGCGCGACACCGCCCGGGCGTAGCCGCCGCGTTCGGCGCCGGAGGTGAAAAACACCACCGCGGCCGCCAGAGCCACCACGGCGAGGAAGGCGGCGGACGCCTGCCAGCTGCGGTGTGTCCAGTAAGGGGTGTCCGGTGTGGACGGACGTCGTGTACGTGGCATCGGTGGGTCCGGCTCACGCGAAGACGAAGGTGACCAGAGGACCGGCCGTGGCGACGAGCACGCATCCGCCCAGCACCATGGCCAGTCGGCTCATGTGTTCCGAGCTCTCTCCCCGCTTCACGGAGATCGCCATCATCGCCCCGGTGACGAGCACACCGGCCACCCCGGCGGCGGTGCCCGCCCAGGCCGCGATGCCCAGCACGGTGTCCACCTTGTCGGCGAGCGCGGGCGGGGCGTTGCGTTCGGGCTGCGGAACGCCGGCTGCCAGAACGGACAGGTCGAGCAGAGTCATGAGGATCTCCGGGTGAAGATGCCGCCGGTTTCCGTCGAGTGAGGCGTACTCGTGCCCGGAGCGGCGCGGCATGGCAGAAGGTTGCAGGGGTGCTGGGGCCGTCCGGCGGTCCGCGTGCGGGCGGGTGTGCTCGGACGGAGAGGTGGGGTTTTCGGCCGCTGGGCTCATCGGCACGGTGGTGCAGTGCGGTGCACGAGCGGTGTGGTCGATCAGAGGGAGAGGTCGCCCAGGGCGGCGACGAGGGGCCCTGCGGTGGCGGCCAGAAGACAGCCCAGGGCGATGTAGAAGACGCCCCGGAAGTGTTCGCCGCCTTCACCTGGGTCGCCGCGGCGCAGTTGCAGCGACATCCTGATGCCTACGACGATGAGCCCTCCGACTCCGGCGGCGGACGCGCACCAGGCCAGGACGCCCAGCACCTGCCCAGCTTCGGGGTCGGGGTTGAAGCCGGCGAGCATCCAGGCAACGCCGCTCATCTACGCCTCCGCGAGGGGATGTCCGTGCCGCTCGCCACTGCGGCCAGGGACGTGAGTTGTCTCGGTGGTTCGGATGCCGGTTCGCCGACGCGCCAGGAGGGGATCCAGGGGACGCGGTGGACGGTGACGGCCGATTTGATGACGCGCACCCGCCGTAGGAGCGTCAGTGGCAGCCTGCCGGGCACGTCCGCCACCAGCACCACGCCGAGCAGGTCCAGCCCCTGGGGAGCCTTGCCCTGCCGTAGCGCGTCCAGCTGCCGGGAGACTGCCTGCAAACCGGCGAG from Streptomyces davaonensis JCM 4913 encodes the following:
- a CDS encoding ATP/GTP-binding protein: MSREDRKDQKKQKDRKAKAGPPQSKELLVPPRGWYGPGGGRVGHLDPPTMWRATTVQACGMWPFAAGSGAPMIGVPLGQHLFTGATVCGDPLSWFTRARYISNPSLFMLGMPGLGKSTLVNRMLIGLAATGVVPLVLGDLKPDYADTVRALGGQVISIGRGRGGINVLDPGAMGQAADRIGGEAGDILRAETHGRVLNMVAALITIVRGRPMDDHEQSVLSAVLHHLRERTAPGRTALLPDLLQVLTEGPDRVRAVTLDRGNDARYRDAVDPLHRSLLGILDGPLGDTFASETSTRIDPNAPAVCIDISGIGEADTQLTAAAMLAAWSDGLGTVAASHALADAQLAPRRWFFTVLDELWRPLRAASGIVDRIDALTRLNRSLGLGDAKITHTLKDAEALGTDADRAKARGFVERAGMVVCAGLPRTEMEDLGRVVGLSQREIELVSSWSSPPGWGVTTEHEEPPGRGRFLIKVGGRPGIPIKVAITQAERELHNTNTRWTPNESADPVTRNLAQQVARAAQEGPLPLDPRLTGETV
- a CDS encoding SCO6880 family protein translates to MTADITTHPTYGNWRRPRRPGLGPLGLVGTVVVFGGLVLTLLASLISLVAALVVLVPVVLFLIPLAIRTQDGRNVYQLMALRIGWLRRKSKGAHLYVSGPLSPRPGGRFRPPGLLNKVTVSEGHDAYDRPFGVLHHPARNLYTIVLGCDPDGGSLVDPEQVDVWVAQWGEWLARLSHEPGLRGAGVIVETAPDPGTRLANEVLPRIHPDAPAAARAVMHEVVERYPAASSEMHTYVTLTYAVPGGNKRKKEDIVTDLAIRIPGLLSGLVGAGGGAAYPLSAERIAEVVRVAYDPAVAAGVLEARAQHGGTNLEWDDAGPASAVETVSSYQHDSGVSRTWLMTLAPRGTVRSSVLRGMLEAVSGTRRKRVALVYRPVDPATAARIVEADRRAAQFMATSGRGMVQARAASEVRAAEQTAAEEASGAGLVEFSLMLTVTVDSAEQLADAGVAVRNLTAASRVQMRPADRMQAAAFTCTLPVGILPWEQTFIPHELQEAL